The Pelagicoccus enzymogenes region CTGCAAGATCCCAAGCTCAACCTTTCCGAAGTCGCGTGGTCTACCGGATTCAGCAGCCTCAACTACTTCTCGCGGGCCTTCAACCAAGTCATGAATTGCTCCGCCTCCGCCTACCGGAAACGCCAGAACACCCAGTTCGCCCCTTGATGACCTTGGGTGTCATTGCAGTCCCTTACATTAATCCGGTCTGCAATTCTTTGGTAGGAAGCGACCTTGCGTCGCGATCAACCGGGGCCTCCAGTCGCGACGCAAGGTCGCTTCCTACAAGATGCAATCAATGTAAAGAACTTAGCTCCCACCTCACTCGTGTCCTGTCACATGTCGCATGTCGCATACGACGCAACACTTCCGAATTATAGGTATTGGAGGCCTTAACTTGATCAAGTAGAAGAGCCCTCGTCCCCTGAGGGGGGGCTTTTTTGCCCCCCCTCGCTCCCCTTCCTACCTCAGAGACTGTCCAACAGATCGAGTTGCAGGCTTGGAGACCGCGTCGCGCTGCGAATCCGATTTGCACCGCGATCCGCTGCAAGCCTCAGCCTTACGCAGAGCAGGCTCCTAGGTTTCAATAGACACTCCCCCAACACCATTCAGCCCCAACAACAGCGTTGACTCGAAGCACCTAGTGGTCTGACCTCTTGCTACAGTGGTCTGACCACTTTTAATACTGGTCTGACCACTGGCCAACGATTCGATAGTCGGAAACCGGAAGGAAGGCGATGGGCATTGCTGCTGCGGACACCTCACTCAGGCCCGACCTGATCAATTCCCCGCGCCTTTCACCTGACCTCTATCGCTTTCTTTTTCTCTCCCCCTCTCAACACCATGACTGCAGCTGCCAAAAAAAACCGCATCGAAGACGTTACCGAAATCTTGCTGAGCAAGTATTCGGGCTTGGAACGCGATTGGCTGCCTCCCGAACGACAGCTCGCCCAGGAGCTGCAAATCAGCCGCCCCCTCTTGCGCGAAGCCATCAAGCAGCTGAAGATCCAAGGTTACCTCGAACCGGTACACGGCATCGGAGTGAAAGTGATCCACCACCCCAACGCTCCCATCAAAGCCTTGCTGGAAACACAGCTTCCCAGTGCCGCAGACCGCATACGCCAGTTCGGAGACCTCAGAGCCCTCGTCGAACCCCAAATTGCGGCTTGGGCCGCGGACAAGGCCCAAAGCAACCGCAGGCAAACCAAGGCGCTGCGAGACCTTCACGAAAAAATGGAGGCCGCCCCCACCTACGAGGAAAAGGTTGAACTGGATATCGCCTTTCATCGGGCGATCGCAGAACTCGCCAACAACCAAGTCCTCGCATTGATGCTCTCCGCTGTCGCCGACCTCGAGAAAGAGAACCGCACCCTCACCCTCGCTGCCGTTGGCGTCGACAAATCGCTCAAGCAACACGCCTCCATTCTGCAGGCCATCGAAAGCTCTGACGCCGCCGCCGCCAAACGAGCGATGCGCGCCCACATCGACGCCGCCCAATCCCAATCTGCCAAGGCTTAACCGCACGCTCCTCGAATGATCGCCCAACTTCGCGCCCTCCTCCGTCCCGACCAAATCCTCACTGAGACAGTCGATCTCATTCCCTACGGTTTCGACGGCACCGCCATGCTCAAGGAAAAGGCCAACGCGGTCGTGTTTCCGGAAACGACCGAGGAAGTCGCGGCTATCGTCAAGTTGGCTCATAAGGAAAAAACTCCCATCGTCACGCGAGGTTCGGGGACCGGACTTTCCGGGGGTTCGATCCCTGTCAAAAACGGAATCGTGCTCTGTCTCGTCAAAATGAACCGTATCCTCGAGATCGATACGAAAAACCTGACGCTCACCGCTGAGGCGGGCACCATCACCCAAGCCATCGACGACGCAGCCGCGGCCGAAGGTCTCATCTACCCTCCCGACCCTGGCTCCATGAAAATTTCCACCATCGGCGGAAACGTGGCCAACAACTCCGGCGGACTCCGCGGACTCAAGTACGGCGTCACCCGCAACTACGTGATGGGAATGGAAGTAGTCCTGCCCAACGGAGACATCGCTTGGCTCGGCAACAAGTGCGTCAAGGACGTCGCCGGCTACTCGTTGAAAGACCTTTTCATCGGCTCCGAGGGCACCCTCGGAATTGTCACCAAAGTTCTGCTACGGCTCCTGCCCCGCCCTGAAGCTCGCAAGACCATCCTCGCCACCTTCAACGATATCGAAGACGCGGCCCAGACCGTTTCCGACATCATCGCGGCCAAGATCATTCCCTGCACCCTGGAATTCCTGGATCAAACCACTATCCGCTGCGTTGAAGACTTCGCCAAGATCGGACTGCCCACCGAAGCCAAGGCCCTGCTCCTGATGGAGAGCGACGGCCCCGCATCCGCAGTCGAGGAGGAAGCGCAAAAGATGCAGGCCATCGCCCAGAGCAACCGAGCGCTCAGCCTTCGCGTCGCCGCCAACAGCGAGGAAGCCGTCCAACTTGCCACTGCCCGACGCTCCGCATTTTCCGCCCTCGCCCGCATCCGCCCGACCACCATCCTAGAAGATGTGACAGTCCCTCGCAGCAAGCTGGCCGCCACCGTGCGCTTCATCGAATCGGTCGCTCAAAAGCACGGACTCAAGATTGCCAACTTCGGGCACATGGGCGACGGAAACCTGCATCCGACCTTCCTCACTAACGAGCGCGACGGCGAGGAGATCGAACGCGTGGAAAAGGCCATGCACGAGATTTTTGAATACACCATCGCAGCGGGCGGGACAATCACCGGCGAACACGGAGTCGGCCTCGCCAAAAAGGGGCACCTGCCCGACCAGTTCGCCGACGCCTCCTACCCGCTCCTACAAAGCATCAAGCGAAGCCTGGACCCCGAGCAGCTGCTCAATCCGGGCAAACTCTTCGACCTCTAAGAGAGCGGCCCAAAAAAGACTTCCGATGCAATCCGCCCAAAACTTCCTCAAGGAGCTCGACTACTCCGTCCTGCAGCAGTGCATGCACTGCGGCATGTGCCTTCCGACCTGTCCTACCTACACCACTACAGGAAAAGAGAAAAACAGCCCCCGTGGCCGCATTTCCCTTATGCGAGCCGTCGCCGACGACGAACTCACGGTCACCGAAGCCTTTGGCGAGGAAATGTACTACTGCCTCGGTTGCCTAGCCTGTACCACCGCCTGTCCCGCAGGAGTCGACTATGCCCATCTCTTCGAGAGCGCTCGAGCGCAAGTGGAAGAAAAAGGCGTCCTTGACCATCCCGAACGCCGCTTCTGGCGTTGGCTCACCTTAAAGGTGCTCTTCCGCTACCCCAGACTGCTGCGCGCTGCCGGTAGACTGATCTACCTCTACCAGCAGTCAGGGCTAGACCGGGCCCTGCGTAAGTCGAAGCTGCTCAATTGGCTCGCTCCGGAGCTTGCCGCGCTCGAACCGATGACTCCCAAGATCTGTCATCACTTCTCTGATACGCTCATCAAAGAGCAGGAAAAGGCGATCGAAGGGAAATACAAAGTTGGGTTCCTCACCGGCTGCGTACAAGACCTCGCATTTTCAAACGTCAACCGCGACACCGTCGACGTGCTCCTTGCCAATCGCTGCGAAGTAGTCACCCCGCGAAACCAAACATGCTGCGGCTCGCTGCATGGTCACAACGGAGCGCCTGAGCTCGCCAAAGAGCTCGCCCGCAAAACCATCGACCAGTTCGAGGACCTGGATTCCCTGGATGCCATCATCTCCAACGCTGGAGGCTGCGGCTCTCACTTGAAGCACTACCATCGCCTCCTGTCCGACGATCCTGAATACGCAGAAAAGGCGAAGCTCTGGGATGCCAAGCTTAAGGATATCCACGAATTCCTAGCTGAGATCGAAATGGTCCCGCCCCCCAAAAAGGTGCACAGCCAATCAGTCACCTACCATGACTCTTGCCACCTCTGCCACGGCCAAAAAGTCAGCCAACAGCCACGCAATCTGCTCAAGCTCATCCCGGGACTCGTATACGAAGAGCTCCCCGAGGCCAACCGCTGTTGCGGAAGCGCGGGGATCTACAATATCACGCAACCTGAGGAATCGCAGCGTCAGCTCGATCGAAAAATGGAGCAGCTCGCCAAAACGGACGCAACGGTCGTGGCGACCGCAAATCCTGGCTGCCACCTGCAGCTTCAAAACGGAATCAAGACAGGAAAGCTTGGCAAACAAGTCGTCCACCCCATTTCCCTCCTCGCCCAAGCCTATCGCTAGGAAGGGTCCTAATGGAGGGACCGGTTCCACCCGGTCCGCGCTGCAGGTGAGGCGATCGCCAACCCTCGGCAAGCGTTCGTACCGGCCCATTTCCACCGCTCGAAGCGGGAGAACGCGGGTCTCAAGCAGACACCTGCCTTTGCCAAGATCGCTTACCGCGGATTCCGAACTCCGCTCTGCGTGGAAAAGTCGGCTAACTCCTTGAGAATGTTAGCGGTATCGGGCCTTGGCCTCTCATAAACGCCAAGGGCGGCAATCTCCTGCTGCAGCTCCGGCGGATCCTGCCGCAACAAACCGTAGTCTTTCGCAGCCGGCATCTCCCATTTGGGAAACTGACGCCAGCCCTCCCCATCCCAAGGAGCGTCGTATCCGTCTCCCTTGAATCGCTCGAAGAGCGACTCCCTCAAACGAATCAGTTCGCCGGAAAAAGCGGGATCTGCAGCCAAGTTTATCTCCTCTTCGCTGCCCCGGTACAACCACTCCTTTTCATCCGCAGCGCTGTAAACGTATTTCCACTTCGAGTCAGCGGCGAGATACAACCCCAAACCATTCTGGGAAAATTGGCTAAATACGACTCGCTCTGCTTCGTTGCCCTCAAGAGTCGACACCAAGCTTGTCCCTTCAAGGCTCGTCTTGCTCATCAAAGGATCGGCAGTGTCAATAAAGGTTGGATACAAATCCAGGAGACTCACTGCCCTATCGCAGATTTCACCTTCCGGTATGACGCCAGGCAAACTGGCAAGCATAGGGATCCTAGCTGAAGCATCCAGCATGCAGCGCTTTCCGTAACAGCCGAAATCGCCCAGCATTTCCCCGTGGTCGGAAGAGAAGACGACCAAGGTGTTTTCGATTTCATCGCCCAGAGCGTCCAGAATTCGCCCAAGATGGAAATCCACGTGCGATATCGTGGCATAGTAGGCTGCCCGAATCATGCGGCTGATGTGCCGGTCGTATCCACCGTCACGGTACTTGTAACGGTTTTGCACGCGATTCCAAAGGCTCTGCTGCTCCTCGTAACCATCCGGCAAATACGGTTCGTCCATCTCGTGCATGCTGTATATTCGCGACCACGGAATGGGAGTCTCAAAAGGGGGATGCGGCTTTATGAAACTACTCCACAAGAAAAACGGCCGATCCCTGTCGCGGTTTCGCAGGAAATCGATGGAACGATCCGCCACCCAGGTCGTGTTGTGATGCCTGTCCGGCAATTGGGACGGTTGCGGCAGATAGTAGTATTCGCTGCGCAATCCGTGAGGATCCAGCACGTGCTCGAAGCCATTTTTCGCAAGATAGTCCCGGTAGTCGTCTCGAACGCCTGGATACACAAGCTCTTCGGAAACGTCGCGACTCTGAAAGCCCCAATCCCCTTTTCCCTCCACGAAGTGCATTTTTCCCACGCCATGCGTCTGGTATTCCAGCATGTTCAGCTCATCCATGAAACTGGTACGGTGACACTCGATATCGACGTTGTCCACGCACCCTGTCTGGTGGGGCGACACCCCACAAGTGAGAGCATGGCGCGCCGCTACGCACACCGGACTCGGAGTGTAGCAGCGAGTAAAGGCTGTCCCCGAACGCACAAGCCGGTCGAGGTTTGGAGTCTTGATCTGGGAGTTTCCAAGGGCCCCGATACAGTCAGCCCGGAACTGGTCAGTGAAAAGGAAGAGGATGTTTTTACGCTTCTCGGACATAGGTCAGCTTATCGCCCCATGGAATCTTGAAGTCAGGGCCGCTCCCAGCCAGCCAGAGCAATAACTGTAGGATTGCCCTGCAGTAGCGATTCCAACTAGTTTCCTACAATTAGCATTCAAGAGGATTGAGCACGGGCCGCGACCGCGCTTAGCTGCCTGAACCCGCCCGAAATTCGCCCCGTTAAATGACCAAGCAAACTGGAAAGAGCTCTTCTGACGTTGCCCGTCGCGTGACTGTGAGAGACATCGCGGCGGAGATAGGCGTGCATTTTACCACTGTCGCGGAAGCCTTGCGCGATTCTCCTCGAGTGAAGGAGGCAACCAAGAAAAAGGTACGGGCCGCGGCCGAGCAAATGGGCTATCGCTCCGATCCCATGCTTTCCGCCCTCTCCGCCTACCGGACGCGCAGCAGCAAGCCAACTTTCCAAGGAACCTTAGTTTGGATCAATGGCTTCGGCGAAAGGGATTTCTTTTCCAAGGGCCGCGGCTTCTACACGGATTGTTTCGCCGGAGCCCGCAGGCGGTGCCAAGAACTTGGATACCGGCTGGAGCCCTTCTGGATGTCCGAGCCCGGCATGAGCGCTCCTCGCGCCTCGCAGATACTGGACAGCCGCAAAACGTCCGGCGTGATCGTGGGCCCCATGCCTCATGGCGTCGACGAGCTCGACCTGTTTTGGGAAAAGTTTTGCTCCGTGCGTATCGGATACTCCCTGCGAAGCTCGGAGCTGACGACCATCATCTCTGACCAATTCGGGAATGCTCGCATGCTTTTCGACCGCTTCAAAGACGCAGGCTATCGGCGCATCGGCTTCGCCTG contains the following coding sequences:
- a CDS encoding FAD-binding oxidoreductase, giving the protein MIAQLRALLRPDQILTETVDLIPYGFDGTAMLKEKANAVVFPETTEEVAAIVKLAHKEKTPIVTRGSGTGLSGGSIPVKNGIVLCLVKMNRILEIDTKNLTLTAEAGTITQAIDDAAAAEGLIYPPDPGSMKISTIGGNVANNSGGLRGLKYGVTRNYVMGMEVVLPNGDIAWLGNKCVKDVAGYSLKDLFIGSEGTLGIVTKVLLRLLPRPEARKTILATFNDIEDAAQTVSDIIAAKIIPCTLEFLDQTTIRCVEDFAKIGLPTEAKALLLMESDGPASAVEEEAQKMQAIAQSNRALSLRVAANSEEAVQLATARRSAFSALARIRPTTILEDVTVPRSKLAATVRFIESVAQKHGLKIANFGHMGDGNLHPTFLTNERDGEEIERVEKAMHEIFEYTIAAGGTITGEHGVGLAKKGHLPDQFADASYPLLQSIKRSLDPEQLLNPGKLFDL
- a CDS encoding LacI family DNA-binding transcriptional regulator; translated protein: MTKQTGKSSSDVARRVTVRDIAAEIGVHFTTVAEALRDSPRVKEATKKKVRAAAEQMGYRSDPMLSALSAYRTRSSKPTFQGTLVWINGFGERDFFSKGRGFYTDCFAGARRRCQELGYRLEPFWMSEPGMSAPRASQILDSRKTSGVIVGPMPHGVDELDLFWEKFCSVRIGYSLRSSELTTIISDQFGNARMLFDRFKDAGYRRIGFACPQALDDRTNNHWSGSYLASQQHYPQMEQLHPFIDRNNDKSEFLSWMEAEKPDALICGGGRRYSDCLEAAGYRIPEQLSIACLHADSYDENLAGIMQNGEIVGTASVDHLVAIIHRFKVGLETHPKVVTVSGKWKDGTTFKSS
- a CDS encoding (Fe-S)-binding protein; the protein is MQSAQNFLKELDYSVLQQCMHCGMCLPTCPTYTTTGKEKNSPRGRISLMRAVADDELTVTEAFGEEMYYCLGCLACTTACPAGVDYAHLFESARAQVEEKGVLDHPERRFWRWLTLKVLFRYPRLLRAAGRLIYLYQQSGLDRALRKSKLLNWLAPELAALEPMTPKICHHFSDTLIKEQEKAIEGKYKVGFLTGCVQDLAFSNVNRDTVDVLLANRCEVVTPRNQTCCGSLHGHNGAPELAKELARKTIDQFEDLDSLDAIISNAGGCGSHLKHYHRLLSDDPEYAEKAKLWDAKLKDIHEFLAEIEMVPPPKKVHSQSVTYHDSCHLCHGQKVSQQPRNLLKLIPGLVYEELPEANRCCGSAGIYNITQPEESQRQLDRKMEQLAKTDATVVATANPGCHLQLQNGIKTGKLGKQVVHPISLLAQAYR
- a CDS encoding sulfatase family protein codes for the protein MSEKRKNILFLFTDQFRADCIGALGNSQIKTPNLDRLVRSGTAFTRCYTPSPVCVAARHALTCGVSPHQTGCVDNVDIECHRTSFMDELNMLEYQTHGVGKMHFVEGKGDWGFQSRDVSEELVYPGVRDDYRDYLAKNGFEHVLDPHGLRSEYYYLPQPSQLPDRHHNTTWVADRSIDFLRNRDRDRPFFLWSSFIKPHPPFETPIPWSRIYSMHEMDEPYLPDGYEEQQSLWNRVQNRYKYRDGGYDRHISRMIRAAYYATISHVDFHLGRILDALGDEIENTLVVFSSDHGEMLGDFGCYGKRCMLDASARIPMLASLPGVIPEGEICDRAVSLLDLYPTFIDTADPLMSKTSLEGTSLVSTLEGNEAERVVFSQFSQNGLGLYLAADSKWKYVYSAADEKEWLYRGSEEEINLAADPAFSGELIRLRESLFERFKGDGYDAPWDGEGWRQFPKWEMPAAKDYGLLRQDPPELQQEIAALGVYERPRPDTANILKELADFSTQSGVRNPR
- a CDS encoding FadR/GntR family transcriptional regulator; amino-acid sequence: MTAAAKKNRIEDVTEILLSKYSGLERDWLPPERQLAQELQISRPLLREAIKQLKIQGYLEPVHGIGVKVIHHPNAPIKALLETQLPSAADRIRQFGDLRALVEPQIAAWAADKAQSNRRQTKALRDLHEKMEAAPTYEEKVELDIAFHRAIAELANNQVLALMLSAVADLEKENRTLTLAAVGVDKSLKQHASILQAIESSDAAAAKRAMRAHIDAAQSQSAKA